Genomic DNA from Streptomyces venezuelae:
GTACGACAACCCGTACGACGTGGGCATGAGCGGCCTGCTGGGCTACGGCGCCGCCTATGAAGCCACCCATGAATGCGACCTGTTGATCCTGCTCGGGACCGACTTCCCGTACAACGCCTTCCTGCCGGACGATGTCAAGATCGTCCAGGTCGATGTCCGCCCCGAGCGCCTCGGCCGCCGCTCGAAGCTGGACCTCGCCGTCTGGGGCGACGTGCGCGAGACGCTGCGCTGTCTGACCCCGCGCGTCTCGCCGAAGTCGAACCGCAAGTTCCTCGACAAGATGCTCAAGAAGCACGCCGACGCGTTGGAAGGCGTCGTGAAGGCCTACACGCGCAAGGTCGAGAAGCACGTCCCGATCCACCCCGAGTACGTCGCCTCGGTCCTCGACGACCTCGCCGCCGACGACGCGGTGTTCACCGTCGACACCGGCATGTGCAACGTGTGGGCGGCCCGCTACCTCACCCCGAACGGCAAGCGCCGGATCATCGGCTCCTTCAGCCACGGCTCGATGGCGAACGCGCTGCCGCAGGCGATCGGCGCCCAGTTCGTCGACCGGAAGCGGCAGGTCGTCTCCATGTCGGGCGACGGCGGTTTCTCCATGCTCATGGGTGACTTCCTCACCCTCGTCCAGCACGACCTGCCCGTGAAGGTCGTGCTGTTCAACAACTCCTCACTCGGCATGGTGGAGCTGGAGATGCTGGTCGCCGGGCTCCCCAACTACGGCACGGCGAACCACAACCCGGACTTCGCCGCCGTCGCCCGCGCCGCGGGTGCCTACGGCGTGCGGGTGGAGAAGCCCAAGCAGCTCGCCGGTGCCCTCAAGGACGCCTTCGCGCACAAGGGCCCCGCCCTCGTCGACATCGTGACCGACCCGAACGCGCTCTCCATCCCGCCCAAGATCAGCTCGGACATGGTGACGGGCTTCGCCCTCTCCGCCAGCAAGATCGTCCTGGACGGCGGGGTGGGCCGGATGCTGCAGATGGCCCGCTCCAACCTGCGGAACGTGCCGAGGCCGTGAGGACCTGCTCGTGAATCCCCGGGCCCCGGCACGCCCGCCGCCTCAGGCCGGCCGCAGCCGCAGCGTGACGATCTGGAACGGCCGCAGCGCGAGCGCGAGGCCCGCCTCGCCCGTCCCCGCCTCGTGCAGCGGCCGTTCCAGCAGGTCCGTCACCTCGGCCCGCGCGACGGGGAAGGACGTGGTGAGCGTGGCCGCGGCCCGGCCGCCGCGCGACTCGTAGAGCCGTACGATCACGTCGCCGCTGCGGTCGTCGGCGAGCTTCACCGACTCGACCGTGACCGCCGGGTGGTCGACGTCCACCAGCGACGGCAGGACGGGGGAGTCCGCGACGCGCAGCGGCAGGTTGAGCGCGAGACCCTCCGCCACCGCGTCACCGGTCGCCGCCCCGGGCAGCAGCGCGTACGTGAAGCGGTGCCTGCCCTGGTCGGTCTCCGGGTCCGGGCTGTGCGGGGCCCGCAGCAGCGTGAGGCGGACCGTGGTGGCGAGCGTGTCGCCATGTTCCGTGCGCGTCACGTCGTGGCCGTACGTCGCGTCGTTGAGCACCGCGACGCCGTACCCCTCCTCCGCCACCCGCAGCCAGCGGTGCGCGCAGATCTCGTAACGCGCCGCGTCCCAGCCCGTGTTGGCGTGCGTGGGCCGGTGCACATGGCCGAACTGGATCTCGGCGGCGGACCGCTCGGCGTGCACGTCGAGCGGGAACGCGGCCTTCAGGACCTTCTCCGACTCCCGCCAGTCGACGTCCGTGACGACGTCCAGACGCCTGCTGCCCGCCGCGAGCCGGATCTCCTGTGTGATCCGCGAGGCCCCGAAGGTCCGCACGACACGCACCGCGACCCGCAGCGGCCCGTCCTCGACGAGCTCCACGGAGTCGGCGTCGGTGAGGTCGGTGTGACGGCGCCGGTAGTGCTTGTCGAGGTCCCACGCGTCGTAGTGCGTGGGATGGTCGGGGTGCAGCTGGAGGAGGTTGCCGGGGGCGGCGAGGACCTCGCGGCCCGCGTCCAGGTCCTTGACGGAGGCGAGCAGCCCGGCGGCGTCGACCGTGACGCTCAGGTGCTCGTTGGTGAGCAGGATCGTGTCGCCGGTGGTGTGCGCCACCGCACCCGTCCCGGCGTCCCGTGCCGCGTCGATGCTCCGCGTGCCGAGCGCGGGCACGTCGACCCGGACCAGCATGCCGTCACCGGGGTCGACGACCTCGCTGCGCGCGTACGGCGAGGCGTTGAGGACCGCGGGCCCGCCCGCGCCCAGCGACCGCACGGCCGACGCCGTGATCTCGTCGAGTTCGGCGAGGACCCGTTCATAGGTGTCGCGGGCCTCCCGGTGCACCCAGGCGATCGACGAGCCGGGCAGGATGTCGTGGAACTGGTGCAGCAGCACCGTCTTCCACAGCCGGTCGAGCGTGTCGTACGGGTAGACGTACGCGTGATCGCGCACCGCCGCCGCCGTGCACCACAACTCGGCCTCGCGCAGGGCGTGTTCACTGCGCCGGTTGCCGCGCTTGGTGGCGGCCTGGGTGGTGTACGTGGCGCGGTGCAGCTCCAGGTAGAGCTCGCCGGACCAGACCGGGGCGTCGGCGCCGTACTCCTCCTCGGCCGCCGCGAAGAACGCCGACGGCTTCTCGATCTCGACGCGCGGCGAGCCCTCCAGGGAGCGCAGGCGCCGCGCCCGCTCCATCATCTCGCGGGTGGGCCCGCCCCCGCCGTCGCCCCAGCCGAACGGCACCAGCGAGCGGGACGCGCGTCCCTTGTCGGCGAAGTTCCGTTCGGCGTGGGCGAGTTCGGCGCCGTGGAACTGCGAGTTGTAGGTGTCCACGGGCGGGAAGTGGGTGAAGACGCGGGTGCCGTCGATGCCCTCCCACCAGAAGGTGTGGTGCGGCATCTTGTTGGACTGGTTCCAGCTCAGCTTCTGCGTGAGGAACCAGCGGATGCCCGCGAGCTTCGCCAGCTGCGGGAAGGCGGCGGTGTAGCCGAAGGAGTCCGGCAGCCAGATCTCCTCCGTCTCGACGACGAGCTCCTCGCGGAAGAACCGCATGCCGTGCGTGATCTGCCGGGCGAGCGCCTCGCCGCCCGGCATGTTGGCGTCCGACTCGACCCACATCGAGCCCACCGGCGCCCAGGTGCCGTCCGCGACCGCCTTCTTGATGCGCTCCCAGATGTGCGGCTGGTGCTCCTTGACCCACGCGTACTGCTGGGCCTGCGAGCAGGCGAAGACCAGCTCCGGATACTCCTCGGCCAGCGCCGTCACGTTGGCAAAGGTCCGCGAAGCCTTGCGCACCGTCTCGCGCAGGGGCCACAGCCACGCCGAGTCGATATGCGCGTGTCCGGCTGCCGATACGCGGTGGGCGCTGGCGTGCGCGGGCCGCGCGAGGACATCGGCGAGTTCCGCCCGCGCGGCGGCGGCCGTGCCCGGTACGTCGTGCAGATCGAGCGCGTCGAGCATGTCCTCCAGGGCGCGCAGGATCTCGTGGCGACGCGGACGGTCGGCGTCCAGTTCCCGCATGAGCTCGGAAAGGACCTCGATGTCGAGGATCAGCTGCCATACGTCCTCGTTCAGTACGGCGAGATCGGCAGACGCGAATCGGTAGATCGGGGTATTGCCTGCGGTCAGGACGTCGCCCAGGGGTGTCGGCACGAAGTCGTGCAGAACGGCCGGATTGGCCGCCGCTTCGAGGAGTAGGTGCACCGGTTCGCCGCCCTGAGCAGGGGAGGCCACTGGAATATGCCGATTGCGCGGGTGAACGCCCTTGAGGGGAACGCCCGCCGCGTCGTAGACGAGCCCCTCCGCCTGGAAGCCGGGTCCTTCACCGGTGAAACCGGGATCGATCACGGCCTCGACGCGGCGCCCCCGCCACTCGTCGGGCACCTGCCCTTGGAGCCGGAACCAACTGGTCGACCAGGGATTTCCCCACGCGGTGCCGGTCTCGAAGGGCTCGTACTCCGCTTCGAGCGCGGTCCCGACGGGCACCGGTTCGCCCGGCGCGTGCCACACGGAGAGGGTCAGCGGCGTGCGCCGGGTGTACTGGGCGGGCCGGATGAACTGGCGCAGCGCCCGCTCCAGGCGGCCTTCCACCAGCAGTCTGTCGTCGTGCACTCGTGCTCCTCGGGACGCTCGACGGTGGGGTCCACCGCTTCACTTCCCCTCAACTCCCGGATGCACCCCCCGCCGTTAATTGACGATTCGACAAGCGTGCCGTGACCGGCCCGGGGCATGCATCCCGTGAGGCTGTTCGAAAGGGAGGCAGAGACATCGCTTTGTGGGCGGGGGTCATGACGAGGCACTCACGAGGGGGCGGTCCCGGCAATCTCGGGGCCTCTTCACCGGAAATACGGGACGAGAGGACCGGTGATACGCGGGACGGGCCCGACAAGGGTCAGCTCACGCGGCGGCTGGGGAGAGCGGATCTGCGCGCGGTGTCCGAGGTCAGGAAATCCCTGCGAGAACTTCTGCGGCACTGGGGAAAACCCGGAAAGAGCGAGATAGCCGAACTCCTCACCAGTGAACTGGTCACGAACGCACTGGTGCACACCGATCACGAGGCGGTCGTCACGGCGACCGTGGGCCCGCACGGCCTGCGCGTGGAGGTGAGGGACTTCGTGGGCCACCGACCCGAGCCGCGGGTACCGATCGCCGACGACGGTACGAGCGGCAGGGGCCTGATCCTGGTGCAGTCCCTCGCCGACGCCTGGGGAGTACGGGCGCACGGCGTGGGGAAGGCGGTCTGGTTCGAGCTGGACGGCGGCGGCGCGGCATGAGCGCACCGCCGCCGTACGGCCCCGGCATCAGCCGAACTGCTGTTCCAGGTCCTTCAGTTTCCGCTCCAGCGAGTCGAGCCGGGGCAGGGCCTGCGTGTCGTCCTCGGCCGTGAGGTCGACGGTGACGGGCGCGACGGGAGCCGCGTCGTCAGGGCCGTTCCTGACGGCCTGGAGGGAGGGACGGGAGCGTACCGGCAGCTGTTCCTGCGCCGCTATGGCAGGGTCCGCGCCGACCTGCGCGGACCCGGCGGCCGGTGCGACGGCCTGTACGTCCACCTGACGGCCGCCGCCACGGCCCTGCCAGTTGCGCTGGCCCCTGCTGAGGGCCTTGAGCTGCGCGCGCTCCAGCTTCTCCTGATCGCGCCTGCGCAGCCGCGTCTGCTCCTTCTCGCGGCGGTCCTCCCTGACCTCCTCGACGGCCTCGTCCAGGGTGCGTACGCCTTCGAGGAGCATCAGCGACCACGCCCCGAAGGTCTCCCGGGGCGCCCGTAGCCACCGCACGATGCGGATCTGCGGCAGCGGTCGTGGCACCAGGCCCTGCTCGCGCAGTGCGGCCCTGCGGGTCTGCTTCAGCGCGCGGTCGAAGAGGACCGCCGCCGAGAGGGACATCCCCGCGAAGAACTGCGGGGCACCCGCGTGGCCGAGACCCCGCGGCGCGTGCACCCAGTTGAACCAGGCGGCGGCGCCCGCGAACGTCCACACGAGCAGGCGCGAACCGAGGGCCGCGTCGCCGTGGCTCGCCTCGCGCACGGCGAGGACGGAGCAGAACATCGCCGCGCCGTCGAGGCCGAACGGGACCAGATACTCCCAGCCGCCGGAGAGGCTGAGGTTCTGCCGGCCGAAGCCGACCAGGCCGTGGAAGGAGAGCGCCGCGGCGACGGCCGCGCAGCAGAACAGGAGGACGTAGGACGCGGTTCCGTAGATCGCTTCCTTGCGTCTGCGGCGTTCCTCGCTGCGCTCCCACGACTCGTCGCTCGCGCTTCCCTTGGCTGCTTTGGCGTGGCCTCGCTTGCCGCGCGTGAGCACCGCAACCGCCACCAGCAGGCCCAGGAGCAGGACGCCACCCGGGAGCAGCCAGTCCAGCGATATGTCGGTCAGTCTCATCTGGGGGTCCCTTGCATTGCGGTAGGGCGTATCGGGCGCCATATTGACCCAACCCGGAGGGACCCCACGGGGTTTCGGCGCAAGAAGACGCCATGGGGGTGCGCGGGAGCACACACGGCGTACTTTTGCTCGAACTCGCGGCGCAATACCGGAAGTTGAGTTCGATTAAACGCGCTCGAAACGGTGGTTCGGACTGAAGTGGCGGTTCAGGGTGAAGCGGCGGTTCAGGCGGAAGCGGTCGCCTCGGCGTCCGCGCTCAGCCGCGCGATGCGCTCCGCGTCGCAGGTGCGCGGGCAGGTGACGCAGGTGTCGTCGGGGCGCAGCGTGTAGAACATGCAGCAGCTCGCCCGGTCGCGGGTGGGCAGCGACTCGCCGTTCGGGCCCGTCAGCTCCCGGAAGCCGGCCGTGCCGACGTACGGCTTGGTGGCGCCGGGCAGCAGCCGCTCCAGCTCCGTCATCGCCCGCTGCTCCTCGCCGAGGAGGTGTGCCACGTACCAGAGACCCTCGACGATCTCGTCCGTGGCGACGCTCCACAGGGCGCGCGAGCGGCGCCGCATCCGCGGGCCGAAGCCGTCGAGGAGCGGTCCCAGGTGTTCGGCGACCGCGGCCCGCACCTCCGCGCGCAGGGCCTCCTCGTCCGGTACGACGCGGGCGTCGGGCCGCGCCGCCGCCGGGTCGTCCGGCAGGCAGGCGAAACCGTTCGACCGGACGGCCATCCGGCCGAGGGTGCGCTGGAAGGAGACGTCGGCGACCGGGAAGCGCGGGACGCGGCGCTGCAGGAACCACGGGACCGTGATGAGCAGGGTGGCCGGCCAGGCGTAGCGGTGCAGGCCGAAGCTCGCGATCACGTCCGGGCGGGCCTGGGTGCCGTAGTCCTTGAGCACCTGTGCGTTGTCCCATGCCAGGAATGCGTCGAGGTCGGCCCCGCCCTCCGCGAGCCGGGCGGCGGTGACCCAGCCGCCGCCCTGTGGGGCCTGTTCCTCGTGACCGAGCTCGGTGACGCGCAGTCCGGAGTACACCTCGCCCAGACGGACGTAGGAGTCCGCTACGGCACTGGGGGCGCCCTGGGCGGGTGCGGCCAACGTGGGTACGGACATGCGCGGGACCACCGAATCGCGATCGATAGCAGGTTAGCCTTACCTTACCCGACGTGATCGATGTTTCAACTCCGGTCGTGTCCGCCTATGGTGCCTGTCGTACCTTTCACAGCGATCAGAGGCAGGGCGGGGGCAAGCGGTGGAGCAGACCGGAGCACGCGAGGGGGGTCCCCTCGCCGGGGCGCCGCGCGTCCGGGTGCCCGAACAGGCCGGGGCGCGCCACGCGGTCCGGCGCAGCTCCGTGCGCGGTCAGATCCTCGCCGCGCTGCGCGCCGCGCTCGTCGGCGGCGAGCTCGCGCCCGGCGAGGTCTACTCGGCGCCGGCCCTCGCCGACCGCTTCGGCGTCTCCGCGACGCCCGTCCGCGAGGCGATGCAGCAGCTGGCCACCGAGGGTGCGGTGGAGGTCGTCCCCAACCGCGGCTTCCGCGTCGTCGAGCGCGGCGCGCGCGAACTGGCGGAGCTCGCCGAGGTGCGGGCGCTCATCGAGGTCCCGGTGATGCTGCGCCTGGCCCGTACGGTGCCCGCGGCGCGCTGGGCCGGGCTGCGGCCCCTCGCCGAGGCGACCGCGACGGCCGCGGCGGGCGGCGACCTCGCCCACTACGCCGAGTCCGACCGCGCCTTCCACGGCGCCGTCCTCTCCCTCTCCGGCAACCAGCAGCTGGTCCAGGTCGCGGAGGACCTGCACCGCCGCTCCCAGTGGCCCCTGTCGACCGGCCCCGTCGCGGGCCGCCGCGCCGACCTGGTGGCCGACGCGGCCGAACACGTGGCCCTCCTGGACGCCCTCACCGCCCAGGACCTCCCCGTCGTCTCGTCCCTGGTCCGCGAACACTTCACGGGGGCGTCGGGCTAGCGGGGCGTCCGTCAGGGGTGCGTCAGACCGCGGCCGCCGGGGGCTGGAGGTGGTGGGCCAGCCAGGAGGGGACGCCGCCCAGGAGGCGGAAGAGGCGGGTGGCCTCGGCGCGGAGGCGGGTGGCCTCCGGTTCCGGTTCCGCGTCCGCCAACGCGGCGAGTGCCGGGGCCGTGCCGACCAGGTAGCCGAGCTCCTCGCGGATGCGCAGGGACTCCGCGAAACCGTGCCGCGCCTCCGCCAACTCACCGTCGCGCAGGGCGAGTCCGGCCAGGTGGCGCCACGTGAAGGAGAGGAGGAGCGGGTCGGCGTGGGCGGTGGCGCCCGCGTGGGCGCGCCGGTACGCCGCCTTCGCCGACTGCGGGGAGTCCGCGATGTGCTCCGCGATGAGACCGCGGCGGAAGTCGAGCAGCGGGCGCCCCGGTGCGTTCGGGGCGAGCAGCGCCGCCGCCCTGCCGAGCGCCGTACGCGCTTCGTCGGCCCGGTCGCGTACGTTCAAGACGGTGGAGGCGTACGCCAGTTGGCCTCGTTCGCAGGCCGCCGCGCCGCGGTCGTCGTCGTCCTCGGCGAGCGCCTCCGCGGTCCGCAGGCCGTCCTCCGCCTCGCCCCAGCCCTCCCCGGTGAACAGGCACCGCTCGACGAGGAGCGCCGTCCTCTGGAGTGCCGCCGCGGCCCCCGCCCGTGAGGCGAGCAGTGCCGCAGCGTCGGTCCAGCAGCCGCGTGAGCGCAGCCGCCATACCGCGGTCTGGAGTGGATCGTGCTCTGCAGTCGTTCCGGTACCAGACATGGCGGTATGCGCCACGTTGCCCTCCCCGAGCACACCATTGAGCTGTTGAGTCGTGGGCGAATCTCAGCATGGATCGCGGCACCGGGCCAAGAGGCTGGGTGAAAGATTTCACAAAGGGCGGGCAAGGAAACGGGCCGGGCCCGGTCGGCGGTTCGTCACCGCGGACCGGGCCCGACCCGGATGACCTCAGCTCATGCGCAGCGCGAGGAAGAAATCGAGCTTGTCCTCCAGACGCGACAGGTCACGACCCGTCAACTGCTCGATACGTCCCACCCGGTAGCGCAGCGTGTTGACGTGGAGGTGCAGTCGCGCCGCGCACCGGGTCCACGAGCCGTCGCTGTCGAGGAACGCCTCCAGCGTCGGGATGAGCTCCGCGCGGTGGCGCTGGTCGTACTCGCGCAGCGGGTCGAGGAGCCGCGCGGTGAACGCCCGGCGCACGTCGTCCGGCACGAACGGCAGCAGCAGCACGTGCGAGGCCAGCTCCTGGTGCCCGGCAGCGCAGACCCGCCCCGGCCGCGCCGCCGCGACCCGGCGGGCGTGCCGTGCCTCCTCCAGGGCGCCGCGCAGCCCTTCCGCCGAGTGCACGGACGCGCTGACGCCGAGCGTGAGGCGGCCGTCGCCGTCCAGGCCCGCCGCCAGCGGATCGTGGACGGAGGTGAGGAGCGCGTCCGCGAGCAGGCCCGTCTCGGGCCCCTCGTGCTCGCCGGGGACCGCGGGCAGCGGTACGAGGGCGATCGCCTCGTCGCCGGTGTGCGCGACGGCGATCCGGTCGGACGGCTCGGGGCCCGACGCCGCCGGGTCGACGAGGATCTCCTCCAGGAGCGCCTGGGCGACGGGACCGCCGTCGATCTCCCCGCCCTCCCACTCCACGCGGGCCACGACGACCTGCCAGTGCGGAGCCGTACCGAGACCGGGCAGCAGCACCGGGGCGGCGACGCGCAGTCGGGCCGCGATCTCCGCGGGGGCGGCACCGGTCTGCACCAGTTCCAGGACCTCCTGGGCCAGCCTGCGGCGTACCGTGCGGGCCGCGTCGCGCCGGTCGCGCTCCACCGCGATGAGCTGGGTGACGCCCTGCAGCAGGTCGAGCCGCTCCTCGGGCCAGTCGCCCGCGTCGGCCTCCACCGCGAGGACCCAGTCGGAGAGCACGGACTCGCGCACGTCGCGCGAGGCGCCGGCCGCTCCGCGCCCACTGGTCCGAATGGGGAACAGCGAGTACGTGACCGCGTCGACCGTCACGCGGTGCGGGCCGCGCCGTCCGGTCCTGACGGCCGCCAGGTGCTCCCCGGCGAGCCGCGCGCTCAGCGGCGCGGGCAGGACGTTTCCGGCCGCGCCCGACCCGGCGATCACACGCCCCGCGGGCGACAGGACCCACGCCCGCAGGTCCAGGTCGGTGCCGAGCAGGTCGAGGACGACGTCGGGCCCGCCGCCCGCCGGGCCCGAGGTCATCAGGCGGCGGTGCCGGTCGACGACGGCGGCCAGGTCCCCGGCGCGCTCGCCGGACACCTGGCGCACGACGTGCTCGGTGATCGTCGCGAAGGCCACCGACTCGTTGACCGCGAACAGCGGAAGGCGGTGCCGGGCGCAGGCCTGCACGATGTCGTCGGGGATGTCGCCCAGCTCGGCCTCGCCGGCCGCGAGGGCGGCGACACCGGCGCTCGCGAGGATCCGCACGAAGGGCTCCGTGTCCGAGGCGTCGCGGCGCCAGGCGAGGCCGGTGAGGACCAGCTCGCCGCCCGCCAGATAGCGGCTGGGGTCCCGCAGGTCCGTGGTCATCACACCGCGCACGGTGCGGTCCAGCTCGTCCTCGCCGCCGAGCAGCCGCAGGCCCAGCGCGTCGGTGTCAAGGAGTGCGCGCAGCCGCATGGTGTCGTCGCCGCCGATCTGTCTCGAATGGTGTGTACAAACATGTGCGCTCTGTAGCGCCGGGACCCGCCACCGGCGTGAGTCCGGGGTTTCCGGGGGGAACCCGCGAGGTTACTGGGGCCCGTTCTTCATACGAATCTACAAGACGCACGCCTTGGCCAGCCAACTCCTTCATGGTTTCGGTGACTGACCCCATCGGACGAGCGAGCGGTGTACTTGGCCCACTCCGCGTTAACAGCACATGAACGAGCAGTCGAGGGACCAACGGCCCGAGTGGCCGGAACGGAATGCTCCCGTCCCTCGAAGCGAAAGACCCTCGATACGAACAAGAAGAGAGCCTCATGGACTTCCTTCGCCCCGCCAGCTGGGAGGAGGCGCTCGCCGCCAAGGCCGAGCACCCCACGGCTGTGCCGATTGCGGGTGGCACCGACGTGATGGTCGAGATCAACTTCGACCACCGTCGTCCCGAGTACCTGCTTGACCTCAACCGCATCGTCGAGCTGCGCGAGTGGGAGGTGGGCGAGGAGACGGTCCGGCTCGGTGCCTCCGTCCCGTACACCCAGATCATGGAGGAGCTCCGCACGGAGCTGCCCGGTCTGGCGCTCGCCTCGCACACGGTCGCCTCCCCGCAGATCCGCAACCGCGGCGGCGTCGGCGGCAATCTGGGCACCGCCTCCCCGGCCGGTGACGCCCACCCCGCCCTGCTGGCCGCCGACTGCGAGGTCGAGGTGGAGTCTGTGCGGGGCTCCCGCCTCATCCCGATCGACGCGTTCTACACCGGCGTGAAGCGCAACGCGCTCGCCCCGGACGAGCTCATCAAGTCCGTCCACATCAAGAAGGCGGACGGTCCGCAGCAGTACTCGAAGGTCGGCACGCGCAACGCGATGGTCATCGCCGTGTGCGCCTTCGGTATCGCGCTGCACCCCGAGACCCGGACCGTGCGGACCGGCATCGGCTCCGCCGCCCCCACGCCCATCCGGGCGAA
This window encodes:
- a CDS encoding pyruvate dehydrogenase, whose product is MAKQNVAEQFVDILVRAGVKRLYGVVGDSLNPIVDAIRRTKDIDWVQVRHEETAAFAAGAEAQITGNLAACAGSCGPGNLHLINGLYDAHRSMAPVLALAAQIPSSEIGLGYFQETHPDQLFRECSHYSELISTPKQMPRLLQTAIQNAVGQSGVSVVSLPGDIAGEPAPEQAAETALVTSRPTVRPGDAEIERLAAMIDEADKVTLFCGSGTAGAHAEVMEFAEKVKSPVGHALRGKEWIQYDNPYDVGMSGLLGYGAAYEATHECDLLILLGTDFPYNAFLPDDVKIVQVDVRPERLGRRSKLDLAVWGDVRETLRCLTPRVSPKSNRKFLDKMLKKHADALEGVVKAYTRKVEKHVPIHPEYVASVLDDLAADDAVFTVDTGMCNVWAARYLTPNGKRRIIGSFSHGSMANALPQAIGAQFVDRKRQVVSMSGDGGFSMLMGDFLTLVQHDLPVKVVLFNNSSLGMVELEMLVAGLPNYGTANHNPDFAAVARAAGAYGVRVEKPKQLAGALKDAFAHKGPALVDIVTDPNALSIPPKISSDMVTGFALSASKIVLDGGVGRMLQMARSNLRNVPRP
- a CDS encoding alpha-mannosidase, which produces MHDDRLLVEGRLERALRQFIRPAQYTRRTPLTLSVWHAPGEPVPVGTALEAEYEPFETGTAWGNPWSTSWFRLQGQVPDEWRGRRVEAVIDPGFTGEGPGFQAEGLVYDAAGVPLKGVHPRNRHIPVASPAQGGEPVHLLLEAAANPAVLHDFVPTPLGDVLTAGNTPIYRFASADLAVLNEDVWQLILDIEVLSELMRELDADRPRRHEILRALEDMLDALDLHDVPGTAAAARAELADVLARPAHASAHRVSAAGHAHIDSAWLWPLRETVRKASRTFANVTALAEEYPELVFACSQAQQYAWVKEHQPHIWERIKKAVADGTWAPVGSMWVESDANMPGGEALARQITHGMRFFREELVVETEEIWLPDSFGYTAAFPQLAKLAGIRWFLTQKLSWNQSNKMPHHTFWWEGIDGTRVFTHFPPVDTYNSQFHGAELAHAERNFADKGRASRSLVPFGWGDGGGGPTREMMERARRLRSLEGSPRVEIEKPSAFFAAAEEEYGADAPVWSGELYLELHRATYTTQAATKRGNRRSEHALREAELWCTAAAVRDHAYVYPYDTLDRLWKTVLLHQFHDILPGSSIAWVHREARDTYERVLAELDEITASAVRSLGAGGPAVLNASPYARSEVVDPGDGMLVRVDVPALGTRSIDAARDAGTGAVAHTTGDTILLTNEHLSVTVDAAGLLASVKDLDAGREVLAAPGNLLQLHPDHPTHYDAWDLDKHYRRRHTDLTDADSVELVEDGPLRVAVRVVRTFGASRITQEIRLAAGSRRLDVVTDVDWRESEKVLKAAFPLDVHAERSAAEIQFGHVHRPTHANTGWDAARYEICAHRWLRVAEEGYGVAVLNDATYGHDVTRTEHGDTLATTVRLTLLRAPHSPDPETDQGRHRFTYALLPGAATGDAVAEGLALNLPLRVADSPVLPSLVDVDHPAVTVESVKLADDRSGDVIVRLYESRGGRAAATLTTSFPVARAEVTDLLERPLHEAGTGEAGLALALRPFQIVTLRLRPA
- a CDS encoding ATP-binding protein — translated: MTRHSRGGGPGNLGASSPEIRDERTGDTRDGPDKGQLTRRLGRADLRAVSEVRKSLRELLRHWGKPGKSEIAELLTSELVTNALVHTDHEAVVTATVGPHGLRVEVRDFVGHRPEPRVPIADDGTSGRGLILVQSLADAWGVRAHGVGKAVWFELDGGGAA
- a CDS encoding DUF2637 domain-containing protein, producing MRLTDISLDWLLPGGVLLLGLLVAVAVLTRGKRGHAKAAKGSASDESWERSEERRRRKEAIYGTASYVLLFCCAAVAAALSFHGLVGFGRQNLSLSGGWEYLVPFGLDGAAMFCSVLAVREASHGDAALGSRLLVWTFAGAAAWFNWVHAPRGLGHAGAPQFFAGMSLSAAVLFDRALKQTRRAALREQGLVPRPLPQIRIVRWLRAPRETFGAWSLMLLEGVRTLDEAVEEVREDRREKEQTRLRRRDQEKLERAQLKALSRGQRNWQGRGGGRQVDVQAVAPAAGSAQVGADPAIAAQEQLPVRSRPSLQAVRNGPDDAAPVAPVTVDLTAEDDTQALPRLDSLERKLKDLEQQFG
- a CDS encoding (2Fe-2S)-binding protein, which produces MSVPTLAAPAQGAPSAVADSYVRLGEVYSGLRVTELGHEEQAPQGGGWVTAARLAEGGADLDAFLAWDNAQVLKDYGTQARPDVIASFGLHRYAWPATLLITVPWFLQRRVPRFPVADVSFQRTLGRMAVRSNGFACLPDDPAAARPDARVVPDEEALRAEVRAAVAEHLGPLLDGFGPRMRRRSRALWSVATDEIVEGLWYVAHLLGEEQRAMTELERLLPGATKPYVGTAGFRELTGPNGESLPTRDRASCCMFYTLRPDDTCVTCPRTCDAERIARLSADAEATASA
- a CDS encoding GntR family transcriptional regulator; the encoded protein is MEQTGAREGGPLAGAPRVRVPEQAGARHAVRRSSVRGQILAALRAALVGGELAPGEVYSAPALADRFGVSATPVREAMQQLATEGAVEVVPNRGFRVVERGARELAELAEVRALIEVPVMLRLARTVPAARWAGLRPLAEATATAAAGGDLAHYAESDRAFHGAVLSLSGNQQLVQVAEDLHRRSQWPLSTGPVAGRRADLVADAAEHVALLDALTAQDLPVVSSLVREHFTGASG
- a CDS encoding PucR family transcriptional regulator, producing the protein MRLRALLDTDALGLRLLGGEDELDRTVRGVMTTDLRDPSRYLAGGELVLTGLAWRRDASDTEPFVRILASAGVAALAAGEAELGDIPDDIVQACARHRLPLFAVNESVAFATITEHVVRQVSGERAGDLAAVVDRHRRLMTSGPAGGGPDVVLDLLGTDLDLRAWVLSPAGRVIAGSGAAGNVLPAPLSARLAGEHLAAVRTGRRGPHRVTVDAVTYSLFPIRTSGRGAAGASRDVRESVLSDWVLAVEADAGDWPEERLDLLQGVTQLIAVERDRRDAARTVRRRLAQEVLELVQTGAAPAEIAARLRVAAPVLLPGLGTAPHWQVVVARVEWEGGEIDGGPVAQALLEEILVDPAASGPEPSDRIAVAHTGDEAIALVPLPAVPGEHEGPETGLLADALLTSVHDPLAAGLDGDGRLTLGVSASVHSAEGLRGALEEARHARRVAAARPGRVCAAGHQELASHVLLLPFVPDDVRRAFTARLLDPLREYDQRHRAELIPTLEAFLDSDGSWTRCAARLHLHVNTLRYRVGRIEQLTGRDLSRLEDKLDFFLALRMS
- a CDS encoding FAD binding domain-containing protein; protein product: MDFLRPASWEEALAAKAEHPTAVPIAGGTDVMVEINFDHRRPEYLLDLNRIVELREWEVGEETVRLGASVPYTQIMEELRTELPGLALASHTVASPQIRNRGGVGGNLGTASPAGDAHPALLAADCEVEVESVRGSRLIPIDAFYTGVKRNALAPDELIKSVHIKKADGPQQYSKVGTRNAMVIAVCAFGIALHPETRTVRTGIGSAAPTPIRAKAAEEFLNAALEEGGFWDSKKIITPSIAKQFAELASGAANPIDDVRGTANYRRHAVGIMARRTLGWTWESYRGEGRSTEGVA